One segment of Castanea sativa cultivar Marrone di Chiusa Pesio chromosome 3, ASM4071231v1 DNA contains the following:
- the LOC142629376 gene encoding uncharacterized protein LOC142629376: MATPLSPNLSLFSILSESKRILNAHSRHFLALCVLFLLPLSFSLVVYPTLLNLITHPPPDNTKVLLRSFLSFHHQEEDQPIFSDTQFLSILYSLFVLAFSILAIGSITFSVFHGFYGRPVKLISAIKSVFLSFLPLFVTVVITQVVFSMTVVAFGGFLLLVTKNFELYSNYFLIFGGVLLVLALVYLQVNWTLACVVVVVESSWGFEPLRRSASLMRGMRKLGLSLFLFFGVFGGILVWTCGAVSELDIGDSEGWKSWGFVVQIVVTSTLLMLLLLYSAAANTVLYMYCKALHGELAVEIAEEFAREYVSLPFDDGKVPHVISVVVG, translated from the coding sequence ATGGCAACCCCCTTGTCACCGAACCTAAGCCTCTTTTCCATTCTCTCCGAATCAAAGCGCATCCTCAACGCTCACTCTCGCCATTTCCTCGCTCTCTGtgtcctcttcctcctccctctctctttctcactcgtTGTCTACCCAACCCTTCTCAACCTCATCACTCACCCACCTCCTGACAACACCAAAGTCCTCCTCCGCAGTTTCCTCAGTTTTCATCACCAAGAAGAGGACCAACCCATTTTCTCTGACACCCAGTTCCTCTCAATCCTCTACTCTCTTTTCGTTTTGGCTTTCTCTATCTTAGCCATTGGTTCCATCACTTTCAGTGTCTTCCATGGCTTCTATGGCCGACCCGTCAAGCTCATCTCGGCTATCAAGTCCGTTTTCCTTTCATTCTTGCCTCTTTTCGTCACGGTGGTCATAACCCAGGTCGTGTTTTCTATGACTGTTGTTGCTTTTGGGGGGTTCCTGTTGTTGGTGACGAAAAATTTTGAGCTTTactcaaattattttttgatttttggtggggttttgttggttttggcGTTGGTGTATTTGCAAGTGAATTGGACTTTGGCGtgtgtggttgtggtggtggaaTCAAGTTGGGGCTTTGAACCGTTGAGGAGGAGTGCGAGTTTGATGAGAGGGATGAGAAAGTTGgggctttctttgtttttgttttttggggtttttggtgGGATTTTGGTGTGGACTTGTGGTGCTGTTTCTGAATTGGATATTGGAGACAGTGAAGGGTGGAAAAGTTGGGGTTTTGTTGTGCAGATTGTTGTGACTTCAACTTTGCTTATGCTTTTGTTGCTTTATAGTGCTGCGGCAAACACTGTGCTGTATATGTATTGCAAGGCTCTTCATGGAGAGTTAGCTGTGGAGATAGCTGAGGAGTTTGCAAGGGAGTATGTTAGCTTGCCCTTTGATGATGGGAAAGTCCCTCATGTTATTTCAGTTGTCGTAGGTTGA
- the LOC142627250 gene encoding protein GAMETOPHYTE DEFECTIVE 1 isoform X1 encodes MGFFDLNIPYLDSSQSNKTTRTKLVVKAMELGYTGIAYNRTIKGVMSDHDRCSISPLTLSSLLNLVPSLSLSVNLHRDLLGVPRATPFRQYTRLTIVAENHSQSLALNSGNPVLKTYDLVAVKPLDQTVFDDACDKSEVDIIAIDFSERLPFRLKQAKVKAAIERGVYFEITYSNLIADVQTRRQMISNAKMLVDWTRGKNLIFSSAAPSVNELRGPYDVANLSSLLGLSMERAKAAISKNCRTLIANALRKKQFFKDAIRVEAIPSGVQLDFNKPLDSEWFKWDPISSGEGDLLLEDMVKSFSASSKVSKTVKAIDFASVIDSMPSHGFQVKPLISQTEAVPQPPDNGKISLSAPEIVDVPATGCGLPEQLGSLDLSKSDQNLAYDTPLIYQASGCENSQNLYPPGDTAEALTNSEEVKTPTTSNKVEKHNSNGSDVNLPLDVAEKHDLKLQKCFSSCESQIALPNENVIFHVLTRDLELDVPCNVDAKRETLTLSEDIGLPATTNEEPKSTKSLDEVLGISMEVDMTNQENTCLALNDLPLPEHFSEGEQFREPGNDVAILADPIPIPESQIEMTIVDDSSVANHVSTEVTMEEQTHGEADTSVHDPISSQSISGKSRPKPRISHQAALFPFKRLLTPVTFKKRTKRMKSRAQMP; translated from the exons ATGGGTTTCTTCGACCTGAATATACCGTACCTCGATTCTTCACAATCCAACAAAACCACGCGCACAAAGCTCGTAGTCAAAGCCATGGAGCTAGGCTACACTGGGATCGCTTACAACCGTACGATCAAAGGCGTGATGTCCGATCACGACCGTTGCTCCATCTCTCCCCtcactctctcctctctcctcaaCCTCgtaccttctctctctctctccgtcaACCTCCACCGCGACCTCCTCGGCGTCCCACGCGCCACCCCTTTCCGCCAGTACACGCGCCTCACCATTGTCGCCGAAAACCACTCCCAGAGCCTAGCTCTCAACTCCGGTAACCCTGTTTTGAAAACCTACGACTTGGTCGCTGTCAAGCCCTTGGACCAGACCGTGTTCGATGATGCTTGTGATAAATCCGAG GTAGATATAATTGCGATTGATTTTTCGGAGAGGTTGCCTTTTCGATTGAAGCAGGCTAAGGTTAAAGCTGCCATtgag CGTGGAGTTTATTTTGAGATCACGTATTCGAATCTTATCGCGGATGTACAAACAAGGAGGCAAATGATATCCAATGCTAAG ATGCTGGTGGATTGGACTCGAggaaaaaatctcattttctcAAGTGCTGCCCCTTCTGTAAATGAACTTAGAGGGCCGTATGATGTTGCAAATTTGTCATCATTGCTTGGGCTCTCTATGGAACGAGCTAAAGCAGCTATTTCCAAAAATTGTAG GACTCTTATAGCCAATGCTTTaaggaaaaaacaatttttcaaggaTGCAATCAGAGTTGAAGCAATACCTTCAGGTGTACAATTAGATTTCAACAAACCTTTGGATAGCGAATGGTTTAAATGGGATCCCATCTCTAGCGGTGAAGGTGATTTGCTATTAGAGGACATGGTGAAGTCTTTTTCTGCCTCCAGTAAAGTATCAAAAACCGTTAAAGCCATTGATTTTGCTTCAGTTATTGACAGCATGCCATCACATGGTTTTCAAGTGAAGCCTTTGATATCTCAAACTGAGGCTGTACCCCAACCTCCAGATAATGGAAAAATCTCTTTGTCTGCTCCTGAAATAGTTGATGTACCTGCCACAGGTTGTGGACTACCTGAACAGCTTGGCAGTCTTGATCTTTCAAAATCAGATCAAAATTTAGCGTATGATACTCCATTAATATATCAAGCCTCTGGCTGTGAAAATTCTCAAAACTTATACCCACCAGGTGATACTGCAGAAGCTTTGACAAACTCTGAGGAAGTTAAAACTCCTACAACCTCCAACAAAGTAGAAAAGCATAATTCAAATGGGTCAGATGTTAATCTTCCCTTGGATGTAGCAGAAAAGCATGatttgaaattacaaaaatgTTTCTCTAGTTGTGAATCACAGATTGCTCTACCAAATGAAAATGTAATATTTCATGTATTGACTCGTGACTTGGAGTTAGATGTTCCTTGTAATGTTGATGCTAAACGAGAAACTTTGACACTGTCCGAGGATATTGGTCTTCCTGCTACTACAAATGAAGAGCCCAAGAGTACAAAAAGTTTGGATGAAGTATTAGGTATTTCAATGGAGGTAGATATGACAAATCAGGAAAATACATGTTTGGCCTTAAATGATCTGCCTTTGCCAGAGCATTTTTCGGAGGGAGAACAATTTAGGGAGCCAGGGAATGACGTGGCTATACTTGCTGATCCCATTCCAATTCCAGAGTCTCAAATTGAGATGACAATTGTAGATGATTCCTCAGTTGCAAATCATGTGTCAACAGAGGTCACAATGGAAGAGCAAACACATGGAGAAGCGGATACCAGTGTTCATGATCCAATTAGCAGTCAATCTATATCAG GAAAATCAAGACCAAAACCGAGAATATCTCACCAAGCAGCTTTATTTCCTTTCAAGCGTTTGTTGACTCCTGTAACTTTCAAGAAAAGAACTAAGAGAATGAAAAGCAGGGCTCAGATGCCATAA
- the LOC142627250 gene encoding protein GAMETOPHYTE DEFECTIVE 1 isoform X2 — protein MGFFDLNIPYLDSSQSNKTTRTKLVVKAMELGYTGIAYNRTIKGVMSDHDRCSISPLTLSSLLNLVPSLSLSVNLHRDLLGVPRATPFRQYTRLTIVAENHSQSLALNSGNPVLKTYDLVAVKPLDQTVFDDACDKSEANIIAIDFSERLPFRLKQAKVKAAIERGVYFEITYSNLIADVQTRRQMISNAKMLVDWTRGKNLIFSSAAPSVNELRGPYDVANLSSLLGLSMERAKAAISKNCRTLIANALRKKQFFKDAIRVEAIPSGVQLDFNKPLDSEWFKWDPISSGEGDLLLEDMVKSFSASSKVSKTVKAIDFASVIDSMPSHGFQVKPLISQTEAVPQPPDNGKISLSAPEIVDVPATGCGLPEQLGSLDLSKSDQNLAYDTPLIYQASGCENSQNLYPPGDTAEALTNSEEVKTPTTSNKVEKHNSNGSDVNLPLDVAEKHDLKLQKCFSSCESQIALPNENVIFHVLTRDLELDVPCNVDAKRETLTLSEDIGLPATTNEEPKSTKSLDEVLGISMEVDMTNQENTCLALNDLPLPEHFSEGEQFREPGNDVAILADPIPIPESQIEMTIVDDSSVANHVSTEVTMEEQTHGEADTSVHDPISSQSISGKSRPKPRISHQAALFPFKRLLTPVTFKKRTKRMKSRAQMP, from the exons ATGGGTTTCTTCGACCTGAATATACCGTACCTCGATTCTTCACAATCCAACAAAACCACGCGCACAAAGCTCGTAGTCAAAGCCATGGAGCTAGGCTACACTGGGATCGCTTACAACCGTACGATCAAAGGCGTGATGTCCGATCACGACCGTTGCTCCATCTCTCCCCtcactctctcctctctcctcaaCCTCgtaccttctctctctctctccgtcaACCTCCACCGCGACCTCCTCGGCGTCCCACGCGCCACCCCTTTCCGCCAGTACACGCGCCTCACCATTGTCGCCGAAAACCACTCCCAGAGCCTAGCTCTCAACTCCGGTAACCCTGTTTTGAAAACCTACGACTTGGTCGCTGTCAAGCCCTTGGACCAGACCGTGTTCGATGATGCTTGTGATAAATCCGAGGCGA ATATAATTGCGATTGATTTTTCGGAGAGGTTGCCTTTTCGATTGAAGCAGGCTAAGGTTAAAGCTGCCATtgag CGTGGAGTTTATTTTGAGATCACGTATTCGAATCTTATCGCGGATGTACAAACAAGGAGGCAAATGATATCCAATGCTAAG ATGCTGGTGGATTGGACTCGAggaaaaaatctcattttctcAAGTGCTGCCCCTTCTGTAAATGAACTTAGAGGGCCGTATGATGTTGCAAATTTGTCATCATTGCTTGGGCTCTCTATGGAACGAGCTAAAGCAGCTATTTCCAAAAATTGTAG GACTCTTATAGCCAATGCTTTaaggaaaaaacaatttttcaaggaTGCAATCAGAGTTGAAGCAATACCTTCAGGTGTACAATTAGATTTCAACAAACCTTTGGATAGCGAATGGTTTAAATGGGATCCCATCTCTAGCGGTGAAGGTGATTTGCTATTAGAGGACATGGTGAAGTCTTTTTCTGCCTCCAGTAAAGTATCAAAAACCGTTAAAGCCATTGATTTTGCTTCAGTTATTGACAGCATGCCATCACATGGTTTTCAAGTGAAGCCTTTGATATCTCAAACTGAGGCTGTACCCCAACCTCCAGATAATGGAAAAATCTCTTTGTCTGCTCCTGAAATAGTTGATGTACCTGCCACAGGTTGTGGACTACCTGAACAGCTTGGCAGTCTTGATCTTTCAAAATCAGATCAAAATTTAGCGTATGATACTCCATTAATATATCAAGCCTCTGGCTGTGAAAATTCTCAAAACTTATACCCACCAGGTGATACTGCAGAAGCTTTGACAAACTCTGAGGAAGTTAAAACTCCTACAACCTCCAACAAAGTAGAAAAGCATAATTCAAATGGGTCAGATGTTAATCTTCCCTTGGATGTAGCAGAAAAGCATGatttgaaattacaaaaatgTTTCTCTAGTTGTGAATCACAGATTGCTCTACCAAATGAAAATGTAATATTTCATGTATTGACTCGTGACTTGGAGTTAGATGTTCCTTGTAATGTTGATGCTAAACGAGAAACTTTGACACTGTCCGAGGATATTGGTCTTCCTGCTACTACAAATGAAGAGCCCAAGAGTACAAAAAGTTTGGATGAAGTATTAGGTATTTCAATGGAGGTAGATATGACAAATCAGGAAAATACATGTTTGGCCTTAAATGATCTGCCTTTGCCAGAGCATTTTTCGGAGGGAGAACAATTTAGGGAGCCAGGGAATGACGTGGCTATACTTGCTGATCCCATTCCAATTCCAGAGTCTCAAATTGAGATGACAATTGTAGATGATTCCTCAGTTGCAAATCATGTGTCAACAGAGGTCACAATGGAAGAGCAAACACATGGAGAAGCGGATACCAGTGTTCATGATCCAATTAGCAGTCAATCTATATCAG GAAAATCAAGACCAAAACCGAGAATATCTCACCAAGCAGCTTTATTTCCTTTCAAGCGTTTGTTGACTCCTGTAACTTTCAAGAAAAGAACTAAGAGAATGAAAAGCAGGGCTCAGATGCCATAA
- the LOC142628015 gene encoding putative protein S-acyltransferase 22 — translation MRKNGWQLPYHPLQVVAVAVFLALGFAFYVFFAPFVGKKLFQYIVMGLYTPLITCVFGLYVWCAAADPADPGVFRSKKYLNIPDHEKHSQPKDSKLGGESTSSILDANTTTVGGKAMDKDAVGKDATMKEQTAEIEKNVSSKNSSCLLLVCSPCALICNSCGSSEESSEQQMSEEGMFYCSLCEVEVFKYSKHCRVCDKCVDRFDHHCRWLNNCIGKKNYRQFFTLMVTSLLLLILQWTTGIVVLICCFLERKRFSADISTKLGSSFSLVPFIIVVALCTILAMIATLPLAQLFFFHILLIKKGISTYDYIIALREQEQEQQGIGVQQSPQMSPASSLTGLSSASSFTTFHRGAWCTPPRLFLEDQFDVVPPETGSVSSLGKRVGGEELIKKKNPGAVKISPWTLARLNAEEVSKAAAEARKKSRILQPVIRRDAPFGLEPDSSFGSSGRRMVPRPDNNRRRANKRVRLPADLPVEPLPTVSAKALDKGFSETSTSLAPLQLEARSAFQTSRAMSSSAGIVASSPESSLDSPDIHPFRVSSSGAEEARQLTGLSAAAAAAAAVAQRGLPLSRSTSDGYEASGGEDSDRVPSRIIQRSTNWSNLLFGTDHDERVIRLNASSSSQANNRKL, via the exons ATGAGGAAGAATGGATGGCAACTTCCTTACCACCCTCTTCAG GTGGTGGCTGTTGCTGTATTTTTGGCATTGGGGTTTGCTTTCTATGTGTTCTTTGCTCCTTTTGTTGGGAAGAAACTGTTTCAGTATATTGTGATGGGACTCTACACTCCTCTT ATCACATGTGTCTTCGGCCTATATGTTTGGTGTGCGGCAGCCGATCCTGCGGACCCAGGAGTTTTTAGGTccaaaaaatatctaaatattcCAGACCATGAAAAGCATTCACAACCGAAGGATTCTAAATTGGGCGGGGAATCAACTTCTTCCATACTTGATGCTAATACCACAACAGTTGGGGGAAAAGCTATGGATAAGGATGCAGTAGGCAAAGATGCAACTATGAAAGAACAAACTGCTGAAATTGAGAAGAATGTATCATCAAAGAATTCATCTTGTCTCCTATTGGTCTGCTCTCCTTGTGCTTTAATCTGCAACAGCTGTGGTTCAAGTGAGGAGTCTTCTGAACAACAAATGAGTGAAGAAGGCATGTTCTATTGCAGTTTGTGTGAAGTTGAG GTTTTCAAATACAGCAAGCACTGTCGAGTTTGTGATAAATGTGTAGACCGTTTTGATCATCATTGCAGG TGGCTTAACAACTGTATAGGCAAAAAGAACTACCGGCAATTTTTCACCCTCATGGTTACTTCTCTCCTCTTG CTTATTCTACAATGGACGACTGGAATCGTTGTGCTTATCTGCTGTTTTCTTGAGAGGAAGCGGTTTTCTGCGGATATATCTACCAAGTTAGGAAGCAGTTTCTCTTTGGTGCCCTTCATTATTGTAGTG GCATTGTGCACCATTTTGGCTATGATTGCTACCCTACCACTAGCTCAGCTATTCTTCTTTCACATCCTCCTCATAAAGAAG GGAATCAGTACATATGATTACATCATAGCTCTGAGGGAACAGGAGCAAGAGCAACAAGGAATCGGAGTACAGCAAAGCCCCCAAATGTCTCCTGCCAGCTCACTCACTGGATTAAGCAGTGCAAGCTCGTTTACAACTTTCCACCGTGGTGCATGGTGCACGCCTCCACGCTTGTTTCTTGAAGATCAG TTTGATGTAGTTCCTCCAGAAACTGGATCTGTAAGTTCATTAGGGAAAAGGGTTGGGGGAGAGGaactaattaagaaaaaaaatcctggAGCAGTAAAGATCAGTCCATGGACATTAGCTCGATTAAATGCAGAAGAGGTTTCAAAGGCTGCTGCAGAGGCAAGAAAAAAATCCAGAATTTTGCAGCCCGTAATAAGACGAGATGCCCCTTTTGGTCTAGAACCTGACAGTAGCTTTGGCAGCAGTGGTCGCCGGATGGTCCCAAGGCCTGACAATAATAGAAGGCGAGCTAATAAGCGGGTGCGCCTCCCAGCTGACCTGCCTGTGGAGCCCCTGCCAACAGTTTCAGCTAAAGCACTTGACAAAGGTTTCAGTGAGACATCAACTAGTTTGGCCCCTCTTCAGCTTGAAGCGCGTAGTGCTTTCCAAACAAGCCGAGCAATGTCAAGCTCTGCTGGGATTGTTGCTTCTTCACCTGAGAGCAGTTTAGACTCACCTGATATTCACCCATTCCGGGTCTCTTCCTCAGGTGCTGAAGAGGCGAGGCAGCTCACAGGTCTGTcggctgctgctgctgctgctgctgcagtTGCTCAGAGAGGACTCCCACTGTCAAGGTCAACTAGTGATGGGTATGAAGCTTCTGGTGGAGAAGATAGTGACAGGGTGCCTTCTAGAATTATTCAAAGGTCAACAAACTGGAGTAACCTCCTCTTTGGCACAGATCATGATGAGAGGGTTATTAGACTGAATGCTTCATCTTCTAGCCAGGCTAACAATAGAAAGCTTTGA